One Chanodichthys erythropterus isolate Z2021 chromosome 22, ASM2448905v1, whole genome shotgun sequence DNA window includes the following coding sequences:
- the LOC137013121 gene encoding oocyte zinc finger protein XlCOF6-like isoform X1, with protein MEIKEDPCRIKEEDTEEKIDLMEVNEDKQHPDLFTNEGGNTVISQTEKDFTQKHAGKSGVKGSFACSECEKTYMHKKNFIVHMRIHTREKIFTCTQCEKRFIQKKDLIVHMRIHTGEKPFTCSQCGKSFIHKGHLNVHMRIHTGEKPFTCMHCGKSFIQKKDLNMHIRIHTGEKPFTCTQCGKRFIQNKDLNMHMRIHTGEKPFTCTQCGKRFVHKGHLNVHTRTHTGEKPFSCTQCAKSFIQKKHLDVHSRIHTREKPFTCTQCGKSFTQKEHFNDHMRIHTGEKPFTCTQCRKSFTHKSSLKDHLRSHSGLRSFNCDQCDKTFVFSSNLRRHLKVHTGVRPHMCFDCGKTFITSDVLKTHQRIHTGEKPYKCSQCRKSFARSESLKVHERIHTGEKPHQCSSCGKRFSLLTSLKVHESIHTGVRPYICFDCGKTFTTPSILKKHQRIHTGEKPYKCSHCGKSFTQSGNMKKHERIHSRENVHQC; from the exons ATGGAGATAAAGGAAGATCCCTGTAGAATTAAAGAGGAAGATACAGAGGAAAAAATAG ATCTGATGGAAGTGAATGAAGACAAACAGCATCCTGATCTTTTCACAAATGAAGGTGGAAACACAGTCATTTCACAGACTGAAAAGgatttcacacaaaaacatgctgGAAAATCTGGTGTCAAAGGATCTTTCGCCTGCTCCGAGTGTGAAAAAACGtatatgcacaaaaaaaactttattgtacacatgagaattcacactagagaaaaaatatttacatgcacacagtgtgaaaagagattcattcagaaaAAAGACTTAATTGtgcacatgagaattcatactggagaaaaaccatTCACATGcagtcagtgtggaaagagtttcatacATAAAGGACACCTAAATgtgcacatgagaattcacacggGAGAAAAACCATTCACATGCATGcattgtggaaagagtttcattcaGAAAAAAGACTTAAATATGCACAttagaattcatactggagaaaaaccattcacatgcactcagtgtggaaagagattTATTCAGaataaagatttaaatatgcacatgagaattcatactggagaaaaaccattcacatgcactcagtgtggaaagcgTTTTGTACATAAAGGGCACCTAAATGTGCACACaagaactcacactggagaaaaaccattCTCGTGCACTCAGTGTGCAAAGAGTTTCATTCAGAAAAAACACTTAGATGTGCATTCAAGAATTCACACTAGAGAAAAACCATtcacatgcactcagtgtggaaagagtttcacccAGAAAGAACACTTTAATGATCACAtgaggattcacactggagaaaagccgtTCACGTGCACTCAATGTAGAAAGAGTTTCACTCACAAAAGCTCTCTCAAAGATCATCTGCGCTCTCACTCTGGACTGAGGTCATTTAACTGTGATCAGTGtgataaaacatttgttttttcatCTAACCTAAGAAGACACCTTAAAGTTCATACTGGAGTGAGACCTCATATGTGCTTTGACTGTGGAAAGACCTTCATTACATCAGACGTCTTAAAAACACACcagagaattcatactggagaaaaaccatACAAGTGCTCACAATGCAGAAAGAGTTTTGCTCGTTCAGAATCCTTGAAAGTGCATgagagaattcatactggagagaagccgcacCAGTGCTCTTCATGTGGGAAAAGGTTTTCACTACTGACCTCTTTAAAAGTGCATGAGAGTATTCATACTGGAGTGAGACCTTATATATGCTTTGACTGTGGGAAGACCTTCACTACACCAAgcatcttaaaaaaacaccagagaattcatactggagagaaaccctACAAATGCTCACactgtgggaagagtttcactcAGTCAGGAAACATGAAAAAGCATGAGAGAATTCATTCTAGAGAGAATGTGCACCAGTGCTAA
- the LOC137013121 gene encoding zinc finger protein 484-like isoform X2 has translation MEIKEDPCRIKEEDTEEKIDLMEVNEDKQHPDLFTNEGGNTVISQTEKDFTQKHAGKSGVKGSFACSECEKTYMHKKNFIVHMRIHTREKIFTCTQCEKRFIQKKDLIVHMRIHTGEKPFTCSQCGKSFIHKGHLNVHMRIHTGEKPFTCMHCGKSFIQKKDLNMHIRIHTGEKPFTCTQCGKRFIQNKDLNMHMRIHTGEKPFTCTQCGKRFVHKGHLNVHTRTHTGEKPFSCTQCAKSFIQKKHLDVHSRIHTREKPFTCTQCGKSFTQKEHFNDHMRIHTGEKPFTCTQCRKSFTHKSSLKDHLRSHSGLRSFNCDQCDKTFVFSSNLRRHLKVHTGVRPHMCFDCGKTFITSDVLKTHQRIHTGEKPYKCSQCRKSFARSESLKVHERIHTGEKPHQCSSCGKRFSLLTSLKVHQRIHTGEKPYKCSHCGKSFTQSGNMKKHERIHSRENVHQC, from the exons ATGGAGATAAAGGAAGATCCCTGTAGAATTAAAGAGGAAGATACAGAGGAAAAAATAG ATCTGATGGAAGTGAATGAAGACAAACAGCATCCTGATCTTTTCACAAATGAAGGTGGAAACACAGTCATTTCACAGACTGAAAAGgatttcacacaaaaacatgctgGAAAATCTGGTGTCAAAGGATCTTTCGCCTGCTCCGAGTGTGAAAAAACGtatatgcacaaaaaaaactttattgtacacatgagaattcacactagagaaaaaatatttacatgcacacagtgtgaaaagagattcattcagaaaAAAGACTTAATTGtgcacatgagaattcatactggagaaaaaccatTCACATGcagtcagtgtggaaagagtttcatacATAAAGGACACCTAAATgtgcacatgagaattcacacggGAGAAAAACCATTCACATGCATGcattgtggaaagagtttcattcaGAAAAAAGACTTAAATATGCACAttagaattcatactggagaaaaaccattcacatgcactcagtgtggaaagagattTATTCAGaataaagatttaaatatgcacatgagaattcatactggagaaaaaccattcacatgcactcagtgtggaaagcgTTTTGTACATAAAGGGCACCTAAATGTGCACACaagaactcacactggagaaaaaccattCTCGTGCACTCAGTGTGCAAAGAGTTTCATTCAGAAAAAACACTTAGATGTGCATTCAAGAATTCACACTAGAGAAAAACCATtcacatgcactcagtgtggaaagagtttcacccAGAAAGAACACTTTAATGATCACAtgaggattcacactggagaaaagccgtTCACGTGCACTCAATGTAGAAAGAGTTTCACTCACAAAAGCTCTCTCAAAGATCATCTGCGCTCTCACTCTGGACTGAGGTCATTTAACTGTGATCAGTGtgataaaacatttgttttttcatCTAACCTAAGAAGACACCTTAAAGTTCATACTGGAGTGAGACCTCATATGTGCTTTGACTGTGGAAAGACCTTCATTACATCAGACGTCTTAAAAACACACcagagaattcatactggagaaaaaccatACAAGTGCTCACAATGCAGAAAGAGTTTTGCTCGTTCAGAATCCTTGAAAGTGCATgagagaattcatactggagagaagccgcacCAGTGCTCTTCATGTGGGAAAAGGTTTTCACTACTGACCTCTTTAAAAGTGC accagagaattcatactggagagaaaccctACAAATGCTCACactgtgggaagagtttcactcAGTCAGGAAACATGAAAAAGCATGAGAGAATTCATTCTAGAGAGAATGTGCACCAGTGCTAA
- the LOC137013121 gene encoding gastrula zinc finger protein XlCGF57.1-like isoform X3: protein MEIKEDPCRIKEEDTEEKIGGNTVISQTEKDFTQKHAGKSGVKGSFACSECEKTYMHKKNFIVHMRIHTREKIFTCTQCEKRFIQKKDLIVHMRIHTGEKPFTCSQCGKSFIHKGHLNVHMRIHTGEKPFTCMHCGKSFIQKKDLNMHIRIHTGEKPFTCTQCGKRFIQNKDLNMHMRIHTGEKPFTCTQCGKRFSFTHKSSLKDHLRSHSGLRSFNCDQCDKTFVFSSNLRRHLKVHTGVRPHMCFDCGKTFITSDVLKTHQRIHTGEKPYKCSQCRKSFARSESLKVHERIHTGEKPHQCSSCGKRFSLLTSLKVHESIHTGVRPYICFDCGKTFTTPSILKKHQRIHTGEKPYKCSHCGKSFTQSGNMKKHERIHSRENVHQC from the exons ATGGAGATAAAGGAAGATCCCTGTAGAATTAAAGAGGAAGATACAGAGGAAAAAATAG GTGGAAACACAGTCATTTCACAGACTGAAAAGgatttcacacaaaaacatgctgGAAAATCTGGTGTCAAAGGATCTTTCGCCTGCTCCGAGTGTGAAAAAACGtatatgcacaaaaaaaactttattgtacacatgagaattcacactagagaaaaaatatttacatgcacacagtgtgaaaagagattcattcagaaaAAAGACTTAATTGtgcacatgagaattcatactggagaaaaaccatTCACATGcagtcagtgtggaaagagtttcatacATAAAGGACACCTAAATgtgcacatgagaattcacacggGAGAAAAACCATTCACATGCATGcattgtggaaagagtttcattcaGAAAAAAGACTTAAATATGCACAttagaattcatactggagaaaaaccattcacatgcactcagtgtggaaagagattTATTCAGaataaagatttaaatatgcacatgagaattcatactggagaaaaaccattcacatgcactcagtgtggaaagcgTTTT AGTTTCACTCACAAAAGCTCTCTCAAAGATCATCTGCGCTCTCACTCTGGACTGAGGTCATTTAACTGTGATCAGTGtgataaaacatttgttttttcatCTAACCTAAGAAGACACCTTAAAGTTCATACTGGAGTGAGACCTCATATGTGCTTTGACTGTGGAAAGACCTTCATTACATCAGACGTCTTAAAAACACACcagagaattcatactggagaaaaaccatACAAGTGCTCACAATGCAGAAAGAGTTTTGCTCGTTCAGAATCCTTGAAAGTGCATgagagaattcatactggagagaagccgcacCAGTGCTCTTCATGTGGGAAAAGGTTTTCACTACTGACCTCTTTAAAAGTGCATGAGAGTATTCATACTGGAGTGAGACCTTATATATGCTTTGACTGTGGGAAGACCTTCACTACACCAAgcatcttaaaaaaacaccagagaattcatactggagagaaaccctACAAATGCTCACactgtgggaagagtttcactcAGTCAGGAAACATGAAAAAGCATGAGAGAATTCATTCTAGAGAGAATGTGCACCAGTGCTAA